A section of the Caballeronia sp. M1242 genome encodes:
- a CDS encoding glycoside hydrolase family 19 protein, producing the protein MSSIGRKLAVLPAALLLHAGAALAQEAWREGATYPSGATVTYNGRVYQALQTHTAYPGAGWTPPSTPTLWRDVGAAGGTPAPAPAPTPTPTPTPTPTPTPTPAGCYAAWSASQTYAQPNMRVTYGSRNYRNKWWTQGDNPAQSGAYGVWEDLGACGGAPAPAPAPVPAPAPAPTPVPTPSPTPAPAPSPAPTPTPAPAPTAAYKPKITYIPEPAGYPTPAQFSATEKKLVDQTNGLIAIVRDALRVLPDDDVNAVVPGRAANPSNVRRVESIVDEQKFDQLFPVRDIHYSYVNFLRGVAKFPAYCGDYSDGRDALAICRKLLATSFAHFTQETGANWPSLTPAQVRSGYPDHNNAVLSKMPQDTPIPFWQQALWFLRESGYQEGSAVGAYQQCEPGSHATNWIFYACAKNAAGRYLDYFGRGAKQLSWNYNFGPFSQALYNDPAILLDNPGRVADTWLNFASAVWFAVTPQTPKPPMTWAIDGTWKPNAVDLGNNMKPGFGATVFIINGGIECGKGGAEQPQVTNRINAYKEMARELGVTIPPDEPLGCANMRGFNEGSAAALKAYLDKDYAWADGKPVTACKVVDYGMPFSLVNPGDYKACTDYFFRGKVEYNGQIVIDNTK; encoded by the coding sequence ATGTCATCGATTGGAAGAAAACTGGCCGTGCTGCCCGCCGCGTTGCTGCTCCATGCCGGCGCGGCGCTTGCACAGGAAGCGTGGCGCGAGGGCGCGACGTATCCGTCCGGCGCGACCGTGACCTACAACGGGCGCGTGTATCAGGCGTTGCAGACGCACACGGCGTATCCCGGCGCGGGATGGACGCCGCCGTCGACGCCGACGCTATGGCGTGATGTCGGCGCTGCGGGGGGGACGCCAGCGCCCGCGCCAGCGCCCACGCCAACGCCAACGCCGACGCCGACGCCGACGCCGACGCCGACGCCGGCAGGATGCTATGCGGCGTGGTCGGCGAGTCAGACGTATGCGCAACCCAACATGCGCGTGACCTATGGCAGCCGGAATTATCGCAATAAGTGGTGGACGCAAGGCGACAACCCCGCGCAATCCGGCGCGTATGGGGTCTGGGAAGACCTCGGCGCGTGTGGTGGAGCACCGGCGCCGGCGCCTGCACCTGTCCCCGCACCTGCACCGGCGCCTACGCCCGTGCCGACACCATCGCCAACCCCGGCGCCTGCGCCGAGCCCGGCTCCAACGCCCACGCCCGCGCCCGCCCCAACCGCCGCGTACAAACCGAAGATCACCTACATCCCCGAACCTGCGGGCTATCCGACGCCCGCCCAGTTCAGCGCGACCGAGAAAAAGCTCGTCGATCAGACCAACGGCCTTATCGCGATCGTGCGCGACGCCCTGCGCGTCCTGCCCGACGACGACGTCAACGCTGTCGTTCCGGGCCGCGCGGCGAATCCGTCGAACGTGCGGCGCGTCGAGTCGATCGTCGACGAGCAGAAGTTCGATCAGCTCTTTCCCGTGCGCGACATCCACTATTCGTATGTAAACTTCCTGCGCGGTGTCGCCAAGTTCCCGGCGTATTGCGGCGACTATTCGGACGGACGCGATGCGCTCGCCATCTGCCGCAAGCTGCTCGCGACGTCGTTCGCCCACTTCACGCAGGAAACGGGCGCGAACTGGCCGTCGCTCACGCCCGCGCAGGTGCGCTCGGGCTATCCCGATCACAACAACGCCGTGCTCTCGAAGATGCCGCAGGACACGCCTATCCCGTTCTGGCAGCAGGCGCTGTGGTTCCTGCGCGAGTCGGGCTATCAGGAGGGCTCGGCGGTCGGCGCGTACCAGCAATGCGAGCCGGGCTCGCATGCGACCAACTGGATCTTCTACGCGTGCGCGAAGAATGCGGCGGGCCGATATCTCGATTACTTCGGACGCGGCGCGAAACAGTTGTCGTGGAACTACAACTTCGGGCCGTTCTCGCAGGCGCTCTATAACGATCCGGCCATCCTGCTCGACAACCCCGGCCGCGTCGCGGACACCTGGCTCAACTTCGCGTCGGCGGTGTGGTTCGCGGTGACGCCGCAAACGCCCAAACCGCCGATGACCTGGGCCATCGACGGCACGTGGAAGCCGAACGCCGTCGATCTCGGCAACAACATGAAGCCCGGCTTCGGCGCGACGGTGTTCATCATCAACGGCGGCATCGAGTGCGGCAAAGGCGGCGCGGAGCAGCCGCAGGTGACCAACCGCATCAACGCGTACAAGGAGATGGCGCGCGAACTCGGCGTCACGATCCCGCCAGACGAACCGCTCGGCTGCGCCAACATGCGCGGTTTCAACGAAGGCTCGGCGGCGGCGCTCAAGGCTTATCTCGACAAGGACTACGCCTGGGCCGACGGCAAGCCCGTGACCGCATGCAAGGTCGTCGATTACGGCATGCCCTTCTCGCTCGTCAATCCGGGCGACTACAAGGCCTGCACGGACTACTTCTTCCGCGGCAAGGTCGAGTACAACGGGCAGATCGTGATCGACAACACGAAGTAA
- a CDS encoding type II secretion system protein has protein sequence MGPITARGRQGGFGMLWALMSVALISICLMKVGEVWSTQAQRAKEDELLRRGDAIRAAIEAYVKADKGGAFPRDLKDLTRDPRASFVRRYLRQAYDDPMTGGEWQTVRGPGGELYGVYSASTEAPLKKDGFSDSDASFATQTSYSEWKFTHFPDRGMTRR, from the coding sequence ATGGGACCGATTACAGCGCGTGGTAGGCAAGGCGGCTTCGGCATGTTGTGGGCGCTCATGTCCGTGGCGCTCATCAGCATCTGTCTGATGAAGGTCGGCGAGGTCTGGAGCACGCAGGCGCAGCGCGCGAAAGAAGACGAGCTTCTGCGTCGCGGCGACGCGATACGCGCGGCCATCGAAGCCTATGTCAAGGCGGACAAGGGCGGTGCGTTCCCGAGGGATTTGAAAGACCTGACGCGCGATCCGCGCGCGTCGTTCGTGCGGCGCTATCTGCGCCAGGCCTATGACGATCCGATGACCGGCGGCGAGTGGCAGACCGTGCGCGGGCCGGGCGGCGAACTGTACGGCGTCTACAGCGCATCGACGGAAGCGCCGCTCAAGAAGGACGGATTTTCCGACAGCGACGCGAGCTTCGCGACGCAGACGAGCTATTCGGAGTGGAAGTTCACCCACTTCCCCGACAGAGGCATGACCCGGCGTTGA
- a CDS encoding type II secretion system protein gives MLGKLRRAFTLIELLVVLAIIATLLTVVVPRYFGQADKAKETVLHENLAAMRDSIDHFRADQGRYPQSLDELVQKHYLREIPLDPVSMSRATWTVEQPADGTPGVYNVRSGAKGKAKDGTDYSAW, from the coding sequence ATGCTCGGAAAGCTGCGTCGCGCGTTCACCCTCATCGAGCTGCTCGTCGTGCTGGCGATCATCGCGACGCTGCTCACGGTCGTCGTGCCGCGCTACTTCGGCCAGGCGGACAAGGCAAAGGAAACCGTGCTGCACGAGAATCTCGCCGCCATGCGCGATTCCATCGACCACTTTCGCGCGGATCAGGGCCGCTATCCGCAATCGCTCGACGAACTGGTGCAGAAGCACTATCTGCGCGAGATTCCGCTGGACCCGGTTTCCATGAGCCGCGCGACGTGGACGGTCGAGCAGCCCGCCGACGGCACGCCGGGCGTCTACAACGTGCGAAGCGGCGCGAAAGGCAAGGCGAAAGATGGGACCGATTACAGCGCGTGGTAG
- a CDS encoding type II secretion system protein, translated as MQRGFTIIELLVTLAILAALAMVAAPLVQVAAQHQREDELRRALWSIRDAIDAYKKAGDEGKMDRAPGDSGYPPKLETLVEGVVDKTNPTHARIYFLRRVPRDPLCDCPSRSDEATWGKRSYASDAESPAEGDDVYDVYSLSEGTGLNGVPYRRW; from the coding sequence ATGCAACGAGGCTTCACGATCATCGAACTGCTGGTGACGCTCGCGATTCTCGCCGCGCTCGCGATGGTCGCGGCTCCGCTCGTCCAGGTCGCGGCCCAGCATCAGCGGGAAGACGAGCTGCGTCGGGCGCTGTGGAGCATTCGTGACGCGATCGACGCGTACAAGAAAGCCGGCGATGAAGGAAAGATGGATCGCGCGCCGGGCGATTCGGGCTATCCGCCGAAACTCGAGACCCTCGTCGAAGGCGTGGTCGACAAGACCAATCCGACGCACGCGCGCATCTACTTCCTGCGGCGCGTGCCGCGCGATCCGTTGTGCGACTGCCCAAGCCGTTCCGACGAAGCGACGTGGGGCAAGCGCAGCTACGCGAGCGACGCGGAATCGCCCGCCGAAGGCGACGATGTCTACGACGTCTATTCGCTTTCGGAAGGCACGGGGCTCAACGGCGTCCCCTACAGGAGATGGTGA
- a CDS encoding secretin N-terminal domain-containing protein has protein sequence MIRLKDVAVWLLLPLLTSCAGELHRQGLQNRLAGMPPDAQLDLLAQQTAEYPDDLEIRNWYMGLRRRLSAEYLQRATVAYRAGDSAQALAWARRAQAAAPGDDQPRELIEWINRQAAIDGALRYAESIWMEQPQAALAIATDTLAKQPENARAARLRDELLTPRAADLAPKLNKDMDQPITVQFRDQPLISIFELMSNITGLNFTFDHDVQSSAPTTIYASNTPVKQVLTMVLQANQLSSKVVGDNAILIYPKRPDKETEYRDLVVRTFYLTNSSAAQVLGVLKQMVKTRDAVLDERTNAIVMRDAPETLKVAERIIRALDVTPAEVVIDAQILEVSSSDLLHLGIQYPDSIVFGLQSGTAADQTTLPQNTVTLQQLHNLNSSDVLVRIGPVGIDFLQTQGKTRTLANPSIRVRNREKAKVLIGDRLPVVTTTLSSNFSSESVNYQDVGLSLEVAPVIAGNDEVQVKLHMEVSNVTDTITTSTGLVAYQIGTRSADTVMSVRNNETQMLAGLLQRNERAAASGLPGLSRIPVLDRIFGDRTNDAHETELVLLLTPRIVRGQAMPAGNVVQFDSGTESRITTERDVVGGNAAARLPPPVAPQMPPPPQPQPPQPPQPPQPASVLPPPLPRVSPADAPDAPDAPDTPRPTQP, from the coding sequence ATGATCCGGCTGAAAGACGTGGCCGTATGGCTGCTGCTGCCGCTTCTGACCTCGTGCGCGGGAGAACTGCATCGCCAGGGCCTTCAGAATCGGCTCGCCGGCATGCCGCCCGATGCGCAGCTCGATCTGCTCGCGCAGCAGACGGCGGAATATCCCGACGATCTGGAGATCAGGAACTGGTACATGGGCCTGCGACGCCGTCTGTCGGCCGAATACCTGCAACGCGCGACGGTCGCGTACCGCGCGGGCGACTCGGCGCAGGCGCTCGCGTGGGCGCGCCGTGCGCAGGCCGCCGCGCCCGGCGACGATCAGCCTCGCGAGCTGATCGAGTGGATAAACCGGCAGGCGGCTATCGACGGCGCGCTGCGATACGCCGAGTCGATCTGGATGGAACAGCCGCAGGCGGCACTCGCCATCGCCACGGACACGCTCGCGAAGCAACCGGAAAACGCCCGCGCCGCGCGCCTGCGCGACGAACTGCTCACGCCGCGAGCAGCCGATCTCGCGCCCAAGCTGAACAAGGACATGGATCAGCCGATCACCGTGCAATTTCGCGATCAGCCGCTCATCAGCATCTTCGAACTGATGTCGAACATCACGGGGCTCAACTTCACCTTCGACCACGACGTGCAGTCGAGCGCGCCGACCACCATCTACGCCAGCAACACGCCCGTCAAACAGGTGCTCACGATGGTGCTCCAGGCGAACCAGCTTTCGAGCAAGGTCGTGGGGGACAACGCGATCCTCATCTATCCGAAGCGGCCGGACAAGGAAACGGAGTACCGCGACCTCGTCGTGCGCACCTTCTATCTCACGAACTCGTCCGCGGCGCAGGTGCTCGGCGTGCTCAAGCAGATGGTCAAGACGCGCGATGCCGTGCTCGACGAGCGCACCAACGCCATCGTCATGCGCGACGCGCCGGAGACACTCAAGGTCGCCGAGCGCATTATCCGCGCGCTGGACGTGACGCCCGCCGAAGTCGTGATCGATGCGCAGATTCTCGAAGTGTCGTCGTCCGACTTGCTGCATCTGGGCATTCAGTATCCGGACAGCATCGTGTTCGGATTGCAGTCCGGCACCGCCGCCGATCAGACCACGCTGCCGCAGAACACCGTCACGCTCCAGCAACTGCATAACCTCAACAGCAGCGATGTGCTCGTGCGCATCGGGCCGGTGGGCATCGACTTTCTGCAGACGCAGGGCAAGACGCGCACGCTGGCGAATCCGAGCATTCGCGTGAGAAACCGCGAGAAGGCGAAAGTGCTGATCGGCGATCGTCTGCCGGTGGTGACGACCACGCTGTCGAGCAACTTCAGTTCGGAGAGCGTCAACTATCAGGATGTCGGGCTGTCGCTGGAAGTCGCGCCGGTGATCGCCGGCAACGACGAAGTGCAGGTGAAGCTGCACATGGAAGTGTCGAACGTGACCGATACGATCACGACATCGACTGGACTCGTCGCCTATCAGATCGGCACGCGATCGGCGGATACGGTGATGAGCGTGCGCAACAACGAAACGCAGATGCTCGCCGGGCTGTTACAGCGCAACGAGCGCGCCGCCGCGAGCGGGCTGCCGGGACTGAGCCGCATTCCGGTGCTCGATCGTATCTTCGGCGACCGCACCAACGACGCTCACGAGACCGAGCTCGTGCTCTTGCTCACACCGCGCATCGTGCGCGGTCAGGCAATGCCGGCGGGCAATGTCGTGCAATTCGATTCAGGCACGGAAAGCCGCATCACGACCGAGCGCGATGTCGTCGGTGGCAATGCGGCCGCGCGCCTGCCGCCGCCCGTCGCGCCGCAGATGCCCCCGCCGCCTCAGCCTCAGCCGCCGCAGCCGCCGCAGCCGCCGCAGCCCGCGAGCGTGTTGCCGCCGCCTTTGCCGCGCGTATCGCCGGCCGACGCGCCCGATGCGCCCGACGCGCCCGATACGCCGCGGCCCACGCAGCCTTGA
- a CDS encoding GspE/PulE family protein: MNEVASAPARPRQQQVWDDAGHDSADYLATVARMLHLRGFDAAALETLEPRFDLLAFGDAVSRKCVLAADSQSTEAKLWLVLADPFDPLLRAWAMNRVKKPFAFAFCVPSELMAFLALHESAHQALTQISVEGQPAAIADAGVEITLATLAADVHPVIRLVNSSLYDALKARASDIHIESTATGLVIKYRIDGVLQETATASGIDTAEQVLSRLKVMADLDIGERRIPQDGRFKAIINKREIDFRVSIMPSIHGEDAVLRVLDKQRGEASASALRLDSIGHEPEIVSAIRQIAREPYGLLLVTGPTGSGKSTTLYATLTEINTGDEKIITIEDPVEYELAGVLQIPINDKKGLTFARGLRSILRHDPDKILVGEIRDGETANIAVQAALTGHLVLTSVHANNVFSVLDRFLHMGVDMHSFVDALLGAVAQRLMRKNCPHCIRDDDPPDDALLRASALTREQVAHWRFRRGAGCDMCRRTGYLGRQPIAEVLRLNDAIKQCFVERRPIMELKRLALDSGFVPIRQIALRAVADGRTTLAEVNRVTIVEN, from the coding sequence ATGAACGAGGTCGCAAGCGCACCGGCTCGCCCGCGGCAGCAACAGGTCTGGGACGACGCCGGGCACGACTCCGCCGACTACCTGGCGACGGTCGCGCGCATGTTGCACCTGCGCGGCTTCGACGCCGCCGCGCTCGAAACGCTCGAGCCTCGCTTCGACCTGCTCGCTTTCGGCGACGCCGTATCGCGCAAATGCGTGCTCGCTGCCGATTCGCAAAGCACGGAAGCGAAACTCTGGCTGGTGCTTGCCGATCCCTTCGATCCGCTGCTGCGCGCCTGGGCGATGAACCGCGTCAAGAAGCCGTTCGCGTTCGCTTTCTGCGTGCCGTCGGAGTTGATGGCGTTCCTCGCGCTGCACGAGTCGGCGCATCAGGCGCTCACGCAGATCAGCGTCGAAGGCCAGCCGGCGGCCATCGCGGATGCGGGCGTCGAGATCACGCTCGCGACGCTCGCCGCCGACGTGCATCCGGTCATACGGCTCGTCAATTCGTCGCTGTACGACGCGCTCAAGGCTCGCGCATCGGATATTCACATCGAGAGCACGGCGACGGGACTCGTCATCAAATACCGCATTGACGGCGTGTTGCAGGAGACCGCGACCGCGAGCGGCATCGACACGGCGGAACAAGTGCTCTCGCGCCTGAAGGTGATGGCGGACCTCGACATCGGCGAGCGCCGCATTCCGCAGGACGGGCGCTTCAAGGCGATCATCAATAAGCGCGAGATCGATTTTCGGGTGTCCATCATGCCGTCGATTCACGGCGAGGACGCTGTCTTGCGCGTGCTCGACAAACAGCGCGGCGAGGCGAGCGCGAGCGCGCTGCGGCTCGATTCGATCGGCCACGAGCCGGAGATCGTCAGCGCGATCCGCCAGATCGCGCGCGAGCCGTACGGCCTGCTCCTCGTGACCGGACCGACCGGCTCCGGGAAGTCGACGACGCTCTACGCCACGCTCACCGAGATCAACACCGGCGACGAGAAGATCATCACCATTGAAGATCCGGTGGAGTACGAACTCGCGGGCGTGCTGCAGATTCCGATCAACGACAAGAAAGGACTGACGTTCGCGCGCGGGCTGCGCTCGATTCTGCGCCACGATCCGGACAAGATTCTCGTGGGCGAGATTCGCGACGGCGAGACGGCGAACATCGCGGTGCAGGCGGCGCTCACCGGACACCTCGTGCTCACCTCCGTGCATGCGAACAACGTGTTCTCCGTGCTCGACCGTTTCCTGCACATGGGCGTCGACATGCACAGTTTCGTCGACGCCCTGCTCGGCGCGGTCGCGCAACGGCTCATGCGCAAGAACTGCCCGCATTGCATTCGCGACGACGATCCGCCCGACGACGCGCTGCTGCGCGCCTCGGCGCTTACCCGGGAACAAGTCGCGCACTGGCGCTTCAGGCGCGGCGCGGGCTGCGACATGTGCCGGCGCACGGGCTACCTCGGGCGTCAGCCGATCGCGGAGGTGCTGCGTCTGAACGATGCGATCAAGCAGTGCTTCGTCGAACGTCGCCCGATCATGGAACTGAAGCGGCTCGCGCTCGACAGCGGCTTCGTGCCGATCCGGCAGATCGCGTTGCGCGCGGTGGCGGACGGGCGCACGACGCTCGCCGAAGTCAATCGCGTCACGATCGTCGAAAACTAG
- a CDS encoding type II secretion system F family protein → MTSAPVIMRYRARVDTESGPQDLELDADDEAQLRMRLAEMGLSLVDATPLGAKKRGFSLRKPVFERALFTQELIALLEAGLSLVETVETLRDKSKEGLNRNVLQGIVAALYEGEPLSRALERQPDHFPPLYVATVASAEQTGHLAEALRRYHHYDARLSTVRKKVVSSMVYPCIVIGTGAMIILFMAFYVIPKFSQVFATMKDMPFTVRLMLAWGNLVEAHGGVLLAALFAAIVGAGLSLRSAAVRERLMSALFSLPKLSDYQRLFGLTRFYRTLGLLLAGGMSMVTSLELAAQVLPAQLQNALSQALDEIRAGKPLSGALPAANLTTPVAERLIRVGEQSGELAGMVTRSAEFCDEELDRAIDTLMRVVEPVLMLAVGGIVGTIIFLLYMPIFQLAGAVG, encoded by the coding sequence ATGACGAGCGCACCGGTCATCATGCGATATCGCGCCCGGGTGGATACCGAAAGCGGCCCGCAGGATCTCGAACTCGACGCCGACGACGAGGCGCAGTTGCGCATGCGGCTCGCGGAGATGGGTCTGTCGCTCGTCGATGCCACGCCGCTCGGCGCGAAGAAGCGCGGCTTCTCATTGCGCAAGCCCGTGTTCGAGCGCGCGCTCTTCACGCAGGAACTCATCGCGTTGCTCGAAGCAGGACTGAGCCTCGTCGAAACAGTGGAAACGCTGCGCGACAAGAGCAAGGAAGGGCTGAACCGGAACGTGCTGCAAGGCATCGTCGCTGCGCTTTACGAAGGCGAGCCGCTCTCACGCGCGCTCGAACGTCAGCCGGACCACTTTCCGCCGCTCTACGTGGCGACAGTCGCATCGGCGGAGCAGACAGGGCACCTCGCCGAGGCACTCAGGCGTTATCACCACTACGACGCGCGGCTCTCCACCGTGCGCAAGAAAGTCGTGTCGTCGATGGTGTATCCGTGCATCGTCATCGGAACGGGCGCCATGATCATCCTCTTCATGGCTTTCTACGTGATCCCCAAGTTCAGCCAGGTGTTCGCGACAATGAAGGACATGCCCTTCACGGTGCGCTTGATGCTCGCGTGGGGCAATCTCGTGGAAGCGCACGGCGGCGTGCTGCTTGCGGCGCTCTTCGCGGCGATCGTCGGCGCGGGTCTCTCGCTGCGCAGCGCGGCAGTGCGCGAGCGGCTGATGTCGGCGCTCTTCAGCCTGCCGAAGCTCTCGGATTATCAGCGCCTCTTCGGCCTCACGCGTTTCTATCGCACGCTCGGGCTGCTGCTCGCGGGCGGCATGTCGATGGTGACGTCCCTCGAACTGGCCGCGCAGGTCTTGCCCGCGCAGTTGCAAAACGCACTGTCGCAGGCGCTCGACGAGATTCGCGCAGGCAAGCCGCTGTCCGGCGCGCTGCCCGCCGCGAACCTGACGACGCCCGTCGCCGAGCGGCTGATTCGCGTAGGCGAACAGAGCGGCGAACTCGCCGGCATGGTGACGCGCTCGGCCGAGTTCTGCGACGAGGAACTGGACCGCGCCATCGACACGCTCATGCGAGTGGTCGAGCCGGTGCTGATGCTCGCGGTGGGCGGCATCGTCGGAACCATCATCTTCTTGCTGTACATGCCGATCTTCCAACTGGCCGGCGCCGTGGGGTGA
- the gspG gene encoding type II secretion system major pseudopilin GspG — translation MHGPSFNIAGATAAGARARLAHRATGWRQRGFTLLELLVVLLIIALLAGYVGPKLFGEVGKARSKTAASQMKGIESALDRYRLDTGHFPGTDAGLAALMTNVGNATGWEGPYMSSAIPNDPWGKPYIYRSPGEGGKDYDLMTYGADGKPGGSGEDADIVNK, via the coding sequence ATGCACGGACCTTCTTTCAATATCGCAGGCGCGACGGCGGCGGGTGCGCGCGCGCGGCTCGCGCATCGCGCAACCGGCTGGCGGCAGCGCGGATTCACGCTGCTCGAACTGCTCGTGGTGCTGCTCATCATCGCGCTGCTGGCGGGGTATGTCGGCCCCAAGCTCTTCGGCGAAGTGGGCAAGGCTCGCAGCAAGACGGCCGCCTCGCAGATGAAAGGCATCGAGAGCGCGCTCGACCGCTACCGGCTCGACACCGGACACTTTCCGGGCACGGACGCCGGCCTCGCGGCACTCATGACCAACGTGGGCAACGCGACCGGCTGGGAAGGCCCTTACATGAGCAGCGCAATTCCAAACGATCCGTGGGGCAAGCCGTACATCTATCGCTCGCCGGGCGAAGGCGGCAAGGACTACGACCTGATGACTTACGGCGCCGACGGCAAGCCCGGCGGCTCGGGCGAGGACGCGGATATCGTCAACAAATGA
- a CDS encoding glycosyl hydrolase family 18 protein, which yields MNRLVKQSKLLSLILSALVAYSGPASAAEWQEGATYPAGTTVTYNGHTYQALQTHTAYAGAGWTPSSTPTLWKDLGTSGGTPAPAPAPTPTPTPAPAPTPTPSPTPAPTPTPAPTPTACFTAWSASQVYANAGSRVTYNGRNYQNKWWTQGENPAQSGQYGVWQDIGACSGSSTPTPAPTPTPTPTPTPTPTPTPTPTPAPTPTPTPTPTPTPTPTPTPTPTPTPAPTPTPTPTPTPTPTPAPAPAPVGGREIGAYFAQWGIYDRNYKVRDVDASGSAKLLTFINYAFGNIYQKNGGFECGIVNKAEPGASNPSAPDAGTGGDAWADYQKGFSANEAVSGQSDAWDFPQNDPRYGSGKAGPLKGNFNQLKQLKAKYPNLKVIISIGGWTWSKWFGKAASTDAMRKQLVASCIDVYIKGNLPFDAGSNAGGEGIGANVFDGIDIDWEFPGGGGQPYNIVDPNDKKNYTLLLAEFRKQLDAIGSQNGKHYYLTVAIGAGGDKIAMTEPGEYSKSLDWINIMSYDFHGGWEANGPTDFQAPLYGDPDSPSYKAGQYAPTYNVDGAVKNLLNAGVPTTKIVVGIPFYGRGWSGVSAGPSGNGLYQKATKPAPGKYEEGIQDYRILKSAAGTLYEHPVAKTSYKFDGNNWWSYDSPTAVRLKMDYVKAQSLRGSFAWELDGDGPNAELLKIMSDGLK from the coding sequence ATGAATCGTCTTGTTAAGCAATCCAAACTTTTATCGCTGATCTTGTCTGCGCTCGTCGCCTACTCGGGGCCCGCATCAGCTGCCGAGTGGCAAGAAGGTGCTACCTATCCGGCAGGCACGACGGTCACATACAACGGCCACACGTATCAGGCGCTGCAAACACACACGGCTTATGCAGGCGCCGGGTGGACGCCGTCTTCCACGCCGACATTGTGGAAAGACCTGGGGACGTCGGGCGGAACGCCTGCGCCTGCGCCTGCGCCAACGCCAACGCCAACGCCAGCGCCAGCGCCAACGCCAACGCCTTCTCCAACGCCAGCGCCAACGCCCACGCCAGCGCCAACGCCTACGGCGTGCTTCACGGCTTGGTCGGCATCGCAGGTTTATGCGAACGCGGGCAGTCGTGTGACGTACAACGGGCGCAACTATCAAAACAAGTGGTGGACCCAGGGCGAAAACCCGGCACAGTCGGGGCAATATGGCGTGTGGCAGGACATCGGCGCATGCTCCGGCAGTTCGACGCCGACGCCAGCGCCAACACCAACGCCAACACCGACGCCAACCCCAACGCCAACACCAACACCAACACCGACACCAGCGCCGACGCCGACGCCAACACCGACGCCAACGCCAACGCCAACACCAACACCAACACCGACGCCGACGCCAACACCAGCACCAACACCAACACCGACACCAACCCCAACGCCGACACCAACTCCGGCCCCCGCTCCCGCCCCTGTCGGCGGCCGTGAAATCGGTGCGTACTTCGCGCAGTGGGGCATCTACGACCGCAATTACAAGGTGAGGGACGTCGACGCGTCCGGCTCCGCGAAACTGCTCACGTTCATCAACTACGCGTTCGGCAACATCTATCAGAAGAACGGCGGTTTCGAGTGCGGAATCGTCAACAAGGCAGAACCCGGCGCGTCGAATCCGAGCGCGCCGGATGCAGGTACCGGCGGCGATGCATGGGCCGACTATCAGAAAGGCTTCTCCGCCAACGAAGCCGTCAGCGGCCAGTCCGATGCCTGGGACTTCCCGCAAAACGATCCGCGCTACGGCAGCGGCAAGGCGGGGCCGCTCAAGGGCAACTTTAACCAGCTGAAACAGTTAAAGGCCAAATACCCCAACTTGAAAGTCATCATCTCGATCGGCGGCTGGACGTGGTCGAAGTGGTTCGGCAAGGCGGCATCGACCGATGCGATGCGCAAGCAACTCGTCGCCTCGTGCATCGATGTCTACATCAAGGGCAATCTGCCGTTCGATGCCGGCTCCAACGCGGGCGGCGAAGGCATCGGCGCGAACGTGTTCGACGGCATCGACATCGACTGGGAATTCCCCGGCGGCGGTGGCCAGCCCTACAACATCGTCGATCCGAACGACAAGAAGAACTACACGCTCCTGCTCGCCGAATTCCGCAAGCAGCTGGATGCGATCGGCTCGCAGAACGGCAAGCACTATTACCTGACCGTGGCCATCGGCGCGGGCGGCGACAAGATCGCGATGACCGAACCCGGCGAGTACAGCAAGTCGCTCGACTGGATCAACATCATGTCCTACGACTTCCACGGCGGCTGGGAAGCGAACGGCCCGACGGACTTTCAGGCGCCGCTCTATGGCGATCCGGACAGCCCGAGCTACAAAGCCGGCCAATACGCGCCGACCTACAACGTCGACGGTGCAGTGAAGAATCTGCTCAACGCGGGCGTGCCGACCACGAAGATCGTCGTCGGTATCCCGTTCTACGGACGCGGCTGGTCGGGCGTGAGCGCGGGACCGTCCGGCAACGGTCTGTATCAGAAGGCGACGAAACCCGCGCCGGGAAAGTACGAGGAAGGCATTCAGGACTACCGCATTCTGAAGAGCGCGGCGGGCACACTCTACGAGCACCCGGTCGCGAAGACGTCCTACAAGTTCGACGGCAACAACTGGTGGTCCTACGACTCGCCGACTGCCGTGCGGCTGAAGATGGACTACGTCAAGGCGCAAAGCCTGCGCGGCTCCTTCGCCTGGGAACTGGACGGCGACGGACCCAACGCTGAGTTGCTGAAGATCATGAGCGACGGACTGAAGTGA